A section of the Deltaproteobacteria bacterium genome encodes:
- a CDS encoding SoxR reducing system RseC family protein, producing the protein MIEERATVASIRENGLAVLRAKRTKSCDGCTSKDTCLSVSDEEMEIEAINEAGAKAGDRVVFTMPEGAVIRAGVLVYLVPLIGFIIGVVVAQIATPSLFPDMNADAASAVLGFIVMIAAYFAVSAYSKKAGATNDTARIIRIE; encoded by the coding sequence ATGATAGAGGAGCGCGCTACAGTTGCATCCATAAGGGAAAACGGCCTTGCCGTGCTACGGGCAAAGAGGACGAAGTCCTGCGACGGATGCACCTCAAAGGACACGTGCCTAAGCGTTAGCGACGAGGAGATGGAAATCGAGGCAATTAACGAGGCAGGCGCAAAGGCAGGCGACAGGGTCGTCTTCACCATGCCAGAGGGTGCGGTGATACGGGCGGGAGTGCTTGTGTACCTTGTGCCGCTTATCGGGTTTATCATCGGAGTCGTGGTGGCGCAAATAGCTACTCCAAGCCTTTTCCCGGACATGAACGCTGACGCGGCATCGGCAGTACTCGGTTTTATCGTAATGATCGCGGCATACTTCGCCGTATCCGCGTACTCGAAGAAAGCGGGCGCAACAAACGACACGGCTCGCATAATCAGGATAGAATAG
- the smpB gene encoding SsrA-binding protein SmpB, producing MKKQKPEKKTTAPKTDDKPVYKTVCQNKKAFHDYFIEETIEAGVCLVGAEVKSLRQGQANLRDSYARVKDGEMFLIGAHISPYNQSDVFTRPDPDRTRKLLLKKDQIRRMIGKIAEKGFTLVATRIYFKNGKVKVELGLAKGKKLYDKRETLKERDVSREIAKATKVAK from the coding sequence ATGAAAAAGCAAAAACCGGAAAAGAAAACAACCGCGCCAAAGACAGACGACAAGCCAGTTTACAAGACCGTGTGCCAGAATAAAAAGGCCTTCCACGATTATTTTATCGAGGAAACAATCGAGGCAGGCGTGTGCCTTGTGGGCGCGGAGGTAAAATCCCTTCGCCAGGGCCAGGCAAACCTTCGCGACTCATACGCGCGCGTAAAGGACGGCGAGATGTTCCTCATTGGCGCGCATATCTCTCCCTACAACCAGTCCGACGTGTTCACGCGGCCTGACCCGGACAGGACAAGAAAGCTGCTTTTAAAAAAAGACCAGATACGCCGCATGATTGGCAAGATTGCGGAAAAGGGCTTTACGCTCGTTGCAACACGCATATATTTCAAGAACGGCAAGGTCAAGGTGGAACTCGGGCTCGCAAAAGGCAAAAAACTCTACGATAAGAGAGAAACCCTCAAGGAACGAGACGTGTCAAGGGAGATAGCAAAGGCAACAAAGGTCGCAAAATAA
- a CDS encoding phospholipase D family protein, with translation MDFIANALNGKYINLPPTNTPWVKIAVAYASDNTQLLSFCLSNKIPLTFWCRYDNTVPVSLKILEKFLTEGSSNFTCKLVQNFHSKVIWYADYGVYIGSANLTKNGWEANIESGLFLTHKEIISNNLLPTLEDFFLRLDSNSHPLTREAFDHLANHKNKLSSFESKEKQQEDNNFWQHGPIKKEGFLISRSPEESIDSQKKLFLKEWYETLQITRNIAEKVSLDTYRPSWVPKTTPKGVQVDQFLHAYYYNNVFDGNRSMHEQFYNKHNANPEAALGRALCWWQKLTEAPDEEDIMIREWAPFLSEKTDKVNLLNLSEDDFCNVCARVHAIRNHATRVSNRTLGIAESAVTEKEYRIELFARWLYKQHSEDNKTPLDVIYYVLHGGNSDRLPERLWTAINDSSFKIPHLGLSCLGEITGWALPDKFPPRNGRTSKALKSLGFNVKIYSEK, from the coding sequence ATGGACTTTATAGCTAATGCTTTAAATGGCAAATATATAAATCTCCCTCCCACAAACACTCCGTGGGTTAAAATTGCTGTAGCCTATGCCAGTGACAATACGCAGCTCCTCAGTTTTTGCCTATCAAATAAAATTCCTTTAACATTCTGGTGCAGATACGACAACACGGTTCCTGTTTCATTGAAAATATTAGAAAAATTTCTAACCGAAGGATCCTCAAATTTCACATGTAAACTAGTTCAAAATTTTCATTCTAAAGTAATATGGTATGCCGACTATGGTGTATACATTGGGTCTGCAAACCTAACAAAAAACGGATGGGAAGCCAATATCGAGTCTGGCCTTTTCTTAACTCACAAAGAAATTATAAGTAATAATCTCTTGCCAACCTTAGAGGACTTCTTTTTGCGACTAGACAGCAATTCCCATCCCCTCACAAGGGAAGCTTTTGACCATCTTGCAAACCACAAAAACAAGTTATCATCTTTTGAAAGCAAAGAAAAACAGCAGGAAGATAATAACTTCTGGCAACATGGGCCGATTAAAAAGGAGGGATTTTTAATTTCTCGCTCTCCAGAAGAGAGCATAGACAGTCAAAAAAAGTTGTTTTTAAAAGAGTGGTACGAAACGTTGCAAATTACAAGAAATATAGCCGAAAAAGTTTCATTAGATACTTATAGACCGTCTTGGGTGCCGAAAACAACACCTAAAGGCGTGCAAGTCGATCAGTTCTTACATGCATATTACTATAACAACGTTTTTGATGGAAACAGATCTATGCACGAACAGTTTTACAATAAACATAACGCGAACCCAGAAGCAGCCTTAGGGCGAGCTCTTTGTTGGTGGCAAAAATTAACAGAAGCGCCTGATGAAGAAGATATTATGATTCGAGAATGGGCGCCTTTTCTATCAGAGAAAACAGACAAAGTTAATCTATTGAATTTGTCAGAAGACGACTTTTGCAACGTATGTGCCCGAGTGCATGCTATAAGAAATCATGCCACTAGGGTTAGCAATAGAACTCTCGGCATAGCAGAAAGTGCTGTTACAGAAAAGGAATATCGTATAGAACTGTTTGCCAGATGGCTTTATAAACAACATTCAGAAGACAACAAAACCCCACTAGACGTAATTTATTATGTTTTACATGGCGGAAACTCTGACCGTTTGCCAGAAAGGCTTTGGACCGCAATTAATGACTCCTCCTTTAAGATACCTCATTTAGGACTCAGTTGCTTAGGAGAAATTACTGGGTGGGCACTACCTGATAAATTTCCTCCAAGAAATGGCAGAACAAGCAAGGCCCTGAAATCATTGGGGTTTAACGTAAAAATATATTCCGAAAAGTAG